The following nucleotide sequence is from Coffea eugenioides isolate CCC68of chromosome 10, Ceug_1.0, whole genome shotgun sequence.
aaaagtagaaaataatgttaTATATCATCTGCCAAACACAACAACTCCAGCTTCACACAAGCCAAACAAATTCAGTAATCGATTTGAAATCTGATTTCTTTAGAGGAGGCACATAAGTTCGGAAATTAGACGGTAGAGAAGCTATGCTTAAGCTTGGAGAAGAATGGCAGTTCCGGTGTTCCACCTTGCTGTTGGTCAACGTTTGCTAGTGACAGGTAAAGGGCGATGGCGTGAGGTACTGAGGTTAGAGGAAAAAGGTGAAAAAAATAATCAGATAAGGATTTAGGGTTGAGTGGTTAATGACTTAATGCCTTAGGGAAGAAAAGAGTAAGTTAGTCTAGTTagataaattatttttaatttatatacGGGTTATCGGGTCAATCTTCCGATGACCTGaattcaaccttttttttttccaagttcATCGAGTTTGACTCGATTCTAACTCAAACTTGTGAAAGCTTAACCCAAATTCATTAATTTCGTATTAGATTCATGCCATATTTTTATGTTGAGTCAGAAATTGCACCCTCTAACAACTACTCTCTCAATACAATAATATTGTTTCGACTCAACAATTCTTGACTGTAAGTTTCCATTTCACTAAAGCATGGGGAGAAAATGGTAGTAAATTGGTTTTGCTTGCATTATTTGGTGTCTATCTAAACACTTGATCCACGAAATAAACTAATTGTTTGGATTACAATTTTGCACaaaaatttttacgttttttGTGAACATATTTTTCTAATTACCTTcttattttacatacatcaaaTAGTATAGTatatttttgtacaaaaatttcaaaaaatagcgATCTAAATGAGTTCCGGAAAAGCGAAACAGTTTCCAAATGTACTAAACGAGCACTTTCCACTTTCTAGccttttttttgctttcttttatttgtggtctttttttttttttttgggaaaagcCTAGAGAAAGAATATTTGTACATTTTTGTCGTTGttgttatttttttcaataGGTATAGTGGTACTTCTTATAAGAAAATATGGGATGAATGGTACAGATAATAAATTCAAACATGACTTTGTGCTGTTAATACATTTGCAATATAGAgattcatcaaaaaatttcataaatttagaaaaattacAACAAATAGAAAACTTCCAAACGTGTTTACCTCTTGTGTTTTGGATACGGTATTGTGAACCAAACATACTTATGTATTGTTCTTTTTAAAGAACAGAATAAGTGTTTTGTTCTATTTATTCAAAAGAacataaacaaaaaaatatgAACGTTACCAAATGACCCCTTAGTGTTTAATTTGGTTTGTGATTCCCTACATACTCTTGTTAcagatatatatttttttattatatgttCTTTTTTCTTCCATTATTAGCTTTTGTCCTAAGTATTCGTAGGGATAATTTCGGTTCTACACGCCATAATGCTTTGGACATCAGAATTGAGAAGACATTTTTGAAGCACGATACAGAATTAAGGGGTTTTTCTTACATGCAATCTCACAATCTAGGGGACCTTTTCtcaaaaaaatgaagaacattCTGAAAATCAAGGCTGCTTAAATTAACCATACAAAATTGGGTTTTTGAAGGAATGGTACCCTAATTAATTAGTGCTTGGGATTTATGAAAGAGCACCATATATATGCTCAGTACTTCCTAATAGAtttttccaataaaaataattacTATTTCTAATCTTaaacaaaactaattaattCCTAATAAAAACATTTATTATAAGAAAGTTAGCATTAGTTATGATACTCATGTAGCATTAAAAGATTTGTCCGAACTTTTAATCCTCTTCAACCACCCTGTCTCTTTGCTCAGCCTTACATTTGTTCATGCTACGACCTCTTCTCATGCAGGCTACCATCCCTGTCCACAATTCCCCCTTAccaccctctctctctctccttcacGCTGCTCCCTGTATTCTCTATGGAGGAGGAGAGGGAGCAACCTTCCAAAAATCGTGGTCGGCATGGAAATTATCACAACTCATCGATCCCGGAGACTCGAACTCTCTCATTTGCAGACAATCTTGCAATCCACCATCATCAACCCTTGCCTGATCAACCTCACGATTTTGGACCTATCTCTGGTGCCGGGACATATATCGTGCAAGTCCCCAAAGATCAAGTTTTTCGTGTTCCATCGCCTCAAAATGCAGCTCATCTAGGGCGTCAGGATGATTCTCGTCGACCCCAAAAAGGCCGCGGTTCTTGTTGTTGCTCTCGCTGCATGTGCTTATGCAGTTTGGTTGCTGTAATTGTCCTAATTATTGCCATCATTGGTGTCATCATTAATATTTTTGTGGGCTTCGATGATCCCAGTTTCCAAATTGAGCGTCTTATGTACAACAAGCCACGTTCAGAGTTCGATATTCGGCTGAAAGTTGGTAATCCAAATAAGCATAAGAGCATTTCCTATGATCAAGACTCTAATGTTTCGCTGTCCttcaagcaaaagaaaatcGCGCATggaaaattccaaaattttgatcaagatCCGGGGAATTCAACAGCTATATCAATTGTGCTGCATGGATCCAAGTTGCCTGCAGAAATTGAGACAAGCATGAATAGCAAGAAATCAAAAATTCGCATCCCTCTATTCCTCTCAATTGATCTTGGATTGGAACTAAAAGTTGGGGCATTTCATGTTCAGAGCAAAAGAATTCAAGTTTCATGCAGTTTGACTGTAgacaaattggagaaaaataCACACATTTGGGCTCAGGATTGTGGTACCAAAAGCTGATAAATCCAAAAGCAGAACAGTGGCAAATAAATGCTGCAATGTGGTGAGGGCAAAGTTTGTCAAGTTGGTGGTTTTTTCAGAGTAAACATTTTCTTTCATTAAGAAAAGTCTCTTGTACGTACTTAGCCTTTATCTACTTCTTTTTTCCCCCCCGACACGTTGATGTTTCTTTTAGTTTGATAGCCTAgttaaaagaaaacaaaactggAAATATAtatgcataaaaaaaaatgtggtaCTTGTTCTAAATTCTCGAGTCTCACAGAGAACTGATGTGGCTTCTGATGCGAACTGAAAATGGAACTTCTTTAATTGCTTAGTAAGaccacccctttttttttttttggcttgtaaacTGATATGGCCATTTTTCCTGTGCAGATTTCTTCCACGTAAATGTACACTAAAAACCTCTGCTTTCTTTCTCTTCCCCCAGGCAATTGTTTGAAGCTTCTCCATTTTATACCAGGATTCTAGAATTGTCAGGACCCAGGAGATCCATTATTTTGAGCCATTGACGAATTGCTTATAGTCTCACTATCCACACCATCTTTAAATCCTTATACTACAACAAACAACTGATTCTAGACCGATCAACAATCACAGGAAAGAAAATTTCTGTTAAGCGACGTTTTCGGCTTTGGGCCATGATTTGTACGTTGcctttaatttttttgaaatccTCCATCTTAGTATctataacttcaaaagtttgtGTTTGGATTACAATTTTTcagagtttttgtagaaaatgcACCGTAGCGATTTAATATATGTAAGGTAAAAAAGTGATTTTAAAATGTATTTACGGAAACGTAGAAATTTTTACCCTCTCCATGCAAGATTTCCCAAAATCTTATTGCTCATTTTGGTAATGTTTTGATATAACAATGCACTTCTAACTCAATGGCTAGAAGGCCAAAAAATGGTTTAAGGCCGAAAACTAGTTTTACAGTTTTAGGCAGGGACCAGTACTGGGTTGGGTTGCTCATGGTCAAATGTCTGATCTAGACCTCTGCATCTTTTATTACATAGGCATATACTACCCAAATCTATAGCTGGGCTTATTAGCCCTAGCCCTTAAGTAATACTAGCTGCATACGAATCAACCCTTTGACCATCCCCGCCGTCCTGTAAGCTTGGACTGGCCCTAGCCCCCTAAGTAATTGAACTTTCTTGGGGCAAGAATCGATAGTGATTCTTCATTTGATCTTTGACAACTTGAATGAATTCAGTTATGTGTGGAACATTCTACTGACTAAATTGCACTTCGTTATTATTAACATCTTACACTTGAGTCTCAATCTTAATTATTTTCATGTTGGACGGCAAATCTCCATTGTAacaaagaattttttttggcttttattTAGTTGATGCAAACCAATCAAATATAACTTTTTAAGGCAAAAAATTTGACTGAAACGGAATTTGTGGTTTatagattttcattttttggtaATTCACCTTTCATCATATTTCAATTACGACAAAGATTAACTCTGAGATGAAACCGAGGACTCtcaactgcatttttttttttttttttggttcttatTCCGGCTTTTCAAAACTTTTATACCATGAAAGTACTTTCACTTTCTGCTAAACACATTTCCAAATAAGAAAATACATAAATGGACTTGGTTTATCTGTTGTTGATGCATTAGTGAAGATCACCTAATATAAATTCCCAAACTGTCAACAAAGCAGTATGCTTCGTGAAATGATTGAAACTTGGCTACATGATATAATATGTAGATCAATCCTACCTAAATATTTACCTTTGAAAAATCACTGCTTTTGGGAAAATATAAAGCAAAAGCTAAGGTTCTAACTGCTAAGCTTTCACTATCAAATAAATAGAAAGACAATTTCAAAAAGCAAAAGGCAGCTGGAGTGGGATTGTGAATGTATAAATGTGGCTGTTGCTCTTGGTGTATACAATGTAGGCTAAAAATCTTTTCcaacgattttttttttttttttttttgtagaattaTCAACAAGGCCATTTGAAGGCCTCAAACCCTAAACGCATATCTCAGGCAATCTTCACGGTTAAATTTCTTGCCTATGTTAATGGAAAGTCTGAATCACCCTAGCTGATTCAGTACTGCACTTAAAGTCTATATATTCTGATATTATCGCAGACAGATCAAAACCAGCAAGGACAGATTATAAACTTGAACAAAAGATGTGCTAAAGTTTCTGCCTGGTTTAGTTCTACTAGGAACTGGTTGTACTTAAACTTCCATTAATCAAACAAAGCCACCAACAActggaaaatggaaaattttcataaattgCTTCAAGTGCCAAGCAACAAATGTAATTAAGGCCCTCAGTCTGGAGTTGTTAAACTGATTTAGGAGATTCTTTATTTAACATATCCAAGAATGTGAGGATAactgtgtatatatatgtggcAGGCCAGCTATTTGATTCATGTTCATGAAACGTGCGACAACACAACTAATATGCATATATTCATGTAGAAAAACAGTGCTTCATGATTGTTTCTGGGTACCATTTATTACTATCAAAGATTAGAGCATTCTCAGTTATCAGTTGATAGTTGATACCTTTCTAGGTTTGAATACCAGCTCATTTCATCTAATTCTCCAACATCCAAAGGACCGCACAGACTTCTCATCTTGTCTagctaggtttttttttttttaacgtatACTATTACTTGTGATAACTGTATAGCATTGTGTATCATTATTGTCCTGAATTATTTTATCATGATCACCTGCTTGCTGGTGAGGCTAGTTAGCTGCAATAATGCAGCAAGCTACTCTATGGTATATGCCCTTCAATTTAATTGACTTTGTACCTTTAGGCGCCCCGGTGTCAAATTCTGAGGAACACTctaaaatttccagcatttccTTGGTCTGTTCCCTCTAACAAAGTCATCTGATGACTCATAAGGGAATCCAACTCTCCAACTTTAAGTACAAATCTGCCATATACAATAATATGTTTCTGTATCTCCAATGCAACAATGAAAGCTTGACCATCCATCCATTGAGGGGGGCGCCGGGGGGAAGGGGGGGACCATCCCTCTCTCCTGAGCGCAACAAAGCATATGCTGTGAGAAGAAGTTAGAGTCATGCTCCCTGAATCAGGTGCCCTTTCCAAGTTCCAAAACAGTCAACTAGAGGCCAGGTGTTCACTGTCCGCAGTTAACCTAATGCTTTAGTGCGTCTAAATACATGGAAACTTAAAAAGTAGTATAGTTTTAGTTAAAATGGCATACATTTGCCCAAGTGTTTGACATCATTGTCACGGTTTAATCTATTAGAATACAGTAAAGCTTACTAGTAGTACTGTTTGAGATAGTATGAGATCTTTTTCCAACTGATTTGCTTGTGTTGGAACAGGAGGGTTTAGAGATAAAATATTGATTGTTGCATTGGTAACCTGCATTATAGGAGATCTAAATAGGATTAAAATCTGACAGAAAGTCATGAATGATTTTGAGTGAAAGCTGGTTTGTGCTACTCAAATGTGGTTGTCTCTCTGGGGTTGTGCTCTCCTTTCCACCAATAATTGGTGTTTAAATGACTTAGTTTAATTAGATTTAGAGCACCAATGATGGCTTGAATCTAGTGGAAGCCATTCTTTCCACGTCTAAAAGACAAGTAGTTTTTTGCTTCTTTGCCTTTGCCATATGGCCTAGAAGAAGCGTATGCATCGGTGTCCCCATTCCATATCCATGTCTTCTTCACATCAAGCACTCTAAGTGGAATCCAACTCTTCCTCAACAATGGTTTCCTCTTCATAGAAGTGCGTTTCTCTTTCACCACCTAACCCTCTGAAAATTAACCATTAAAGTAAAAGCTTCGAATCCATTAAGAAAAAACTTTAagattcctttcttcttttgaggTGGGCTCTCACAAATCCAAGTGCCCAATTGTGTTAAGCTGCTCTCTTCTGTTTATGAGCAATGGCCTCGTTCCACCCATTAAGGCTCTTTAATAGATCTTAACCCTCTTGTGAGATTGCTTTCTCTTATTTTAAGGCTTCCTAGGATCATCGCCCCATCCAACCAATTGTACTTTCTATAAATCAATGCCCTCAATGTTTAATCAGTTGAATGGTCCATCAGCTTTTGTTTTTACAGAGTCAGGTCTGAACGGTTCCTTTTGCCCAATAATGTTTCGTTTCCATTATCTGCTGTCCTATTGTTTTCTCCCATTTTCACATCTTACATGACTTTGTTTCCTTCTTCGTTTCAAGCAAGTTTCAAATTATTGGTGTTAATATACGAGTGCCATGCCAATACTAGCTAGGATGTGACACTTACACGTTATGGGCTAACTATGCATGTGTGAAGTCTAAGATAGCATCACTTGACCAAATTATTTTCTTCTAGTGGTTACTAGCATTTGTATATACCTAAATGAGCAACTTAGCCACATTAGGATGCAAAATAGATAGGATGTAAGAAACGCTTATGTTGTATCAATAATTGATTATAGGTATTAGCTAGCTCTGAGGAATTATATGTCCAAGGAAGGTTAATTTGGAATTTAGTTGTTTCGTAAGTTAAGGAAGTATCCTCAACCATGTGGCTCGAGAAGCTTGTTTTCATAACAATACTGCAAATGGTAAGAGGCTACACATGCAGAGGGATGCATTACAGGGAATCAGAAGACAAAATCTTTATATAAAGCGGCACCACTTTTTTTCCCAGAATTAGAATAATACATGTATTTGATTAAAAAAGCATCATAGCACTTTGAGCTTTATCGTTAAACAAATTAAGGGTGCAACTCATAATGATACTGCTAGAAAAAGCAACATGAACTCGTGTACGCTAGATTTGAAGAGGAACTTTAGTGGTTCCTGGCACTCTTAATATTCAATTAAGGCTGCAGGTTACTATAATTTATACACTAagcccatattagagattcagAAGTATAATTATATAGTCTAAATTGAGCCTTCTGTTCAAGTGTCATTAGCCTTTACAACTATTAACAGATGCCTTCTATTATTGAGTGTTCTGCTGAGTGGAATTATGAATGCCAAGTAAAACTTTGAAGAACGAAGTTCTAGAAATCAGCCTGGACTTTGTCTTTGACTGCCTAAAGTTCCTCAACTTTCGTTGTTTCTTTAGCATGTGCAGGTCCATTATCAATTCAATCCTCCGTCTTAGGGATCACACCCAATCctacgtgtgtgtgtgtgtgtaactATGTAGGCATGCACGTTTTTGTGCGTGCATGCAAAGCATTACTGCCTTTCGACATTCCAACTTTAAACACAAGATTTGGGCGGGCACAAATTGATCCTTAAATCAGGATCGACTCCGGTAATTACAGAGTTTAGCTCTTCAAGAACTGATTTGTGTAGACCCCTGCAGGATTGCGGCTAATGAATTATGAATTTGTTTTAAGATCTCGAGTGATTATgaggaatgaaaaaaaagagggatCCTTTTTATCAGAAAAGACCAAAAGGACACATAATGGGACTCATGAAGAGACAGACCTACATGCCTAATCTAATCTTCTTATCAACAATGATAAATTGGTAGAAAGATACCAATGTCTTTTCATTGGATTTGCAGTACAGAAGAGTTTTACTTTGTGACTTGAACGGACAGCTGAAGTACAACCATTATGGTAGAAAGGCATGATTAAGAAATGATAGCCATTAATGTAAATCCAATGTGAAAAGATTATCTTGTTACGTAGTTGTAACTTAAATTAAAGCATTGCTAAAAGCTTCAGAAAGCTATCTAATTAAATAGTTTCTGACTACAAACATAATACCTCTTGGAGTTGGAGTTCTCAACCATGTTGGA
It contains:
- the LOC113750303 gene encoding NDR1/HIN1-like protein 13, whose protein sequence is MAVPVFHLAVGQRLLVTGKGRWREVLRYSGTSYKKIWDEWLPSLSTIPPYHPLSLSFTLLPVFSMEEEREQPSKNRGRHGNYHNSSIPETRTLSFADNLAIHHHQPLPDQPHDFGPISGAGTYIVQVPKDQVFRVPSPQNAAHLGRQDDSRRPQKGRGSCCCSRCMCLCSLVAVIVLIIAIIGVIINIFVGFDDPSFQIERLMYNKPRSEFDIRLKVGNPNKHKSISYDQDSNVSLSFKQKKIAHGKFQNFDQDPGNSTAISIVLHGSKLPAEIETSMNSKKSKIRIPLFLSIDLGLELKVGAFHVQSKRIQVSCSLTVDKLEKNTHIWAQDCGTKS